One part of the Desulfonema ishimotonii genome encodes these proteins:
- a CDS encoding aminotransferase class I/II-fold pyridoxal phosphate-dependent enzyme — protein sequence MQKFNPEQALCEIRREFGEHGGVTPSVSRSATFTVMEPHTMPEIFEGTRSPDRGGCYLYSRHFNPTRIVLSRYLAAMEGTEFALCTASGMAAISCTLLQLCKAGDHIVSSNIVYGGTHALLRDLLPEMGVTTTFVDPADTEAFEAAIRPETRVIYTESVGNPTLRAADIPALSALARDRGIRLVVDNTFAPMILSPARLGADVVVYSMTKFISGGSDMIAGAICASKEFLNRLMDLHTGRLMLLGPTMDPRIAFDLIQRLPHLGIRMREHSRRALAVATRLKALGVKVNYPGLPDHPQHDLFSAMLNEGYGYGGILTIDCGTRERAEKLMAILQNEERFGLMAVSLGYFDTLMSCSGSSTSSEISSEEQAEMGLSPGLIRLSIGYTGGLDDRLAQIERAVKALGTTAGE from the coding sequence ATGCAGAAATTCAATCCCGAACAGGCATTATGTGAAATCCGAAGAGAGTTCGGAGAACACGGCGGCGTGACGCCTTCGGTTTCCCGCTCCGCAACCTTTACGGTCATGGAACCGCACACCATGCCGGAGATATTTGAAGGCACTCGCAGCCCGGACAGGGGCGGGTGCTATCTCTACAGCCGCCATTTCAACCCGACCCGGATTGTCCTTTCCCGCTATCTTGCCGCAATGGAGGGCACGGAATTCGCCCTCTGTACCGCCAGCGGCATGGCCGCCATTTCCTGCACCCTGCTTCAGCTCTGCAAAGCAGGCGATCACATTGTCTCCAGCAATATCGTTTATGGCGGCACTCACGCGCTTCTCCGGGATCTTCTCCCGGAAATGGGCGTGACCACCACCTTTGTCGATCCGGCGGATACCGAAGCCTTTGAGGCAGCCATCCGCCCGGAGACACGGGTGATTTACACCGAATCCGTCGGCAACCCCACACTCAGGGCCGCCGATATTCCGGCCCTTTCAGCGCTTGCCCGTGACCGGGGAATCCGGCTGGTTGTGGACAACACCTTTGCCCCCATGATCCTTTCCCCGGCCCGGCTGGGGGCCGACGTTGTGGTTTATTCCATGACCAAGTTTATCAGCGGTGGCAGTGATATGATCGCAGGTGCAATCTGCGCGTCAAAGGAATTTCTGAACCGGCTCATGGATCTCCACACGGGGCGGCTGATGCTGCTGGGGCCGACAATGGACCCGCGAATCGCCTTTGACCTGATCCAGCGGCTGCCCCATCTGGGCATTCGGATGCGGGAACACAGCCGCCGGGCGCTGGCTGTTGCAACGCGGTTGAAGGCGCTGGGCGTAAAGGTGAATTATCCGGGACTGCCGGACCATCCCCAGCATGATCTGTTTTCTGCCATGCTCAACGAAGGGTACGGGTACGGCGGCATACTGACCATTGACTGCGGCACACGGGAGCGGGCTGAAAAGCTGATGGCGATCTTGCAGAATGAGGAGCGGTTCGGCCTGATGGCGGTCTCCCTGGGGTATTTTGACACGCTGATGTCCTGTTCCGGCTCGTCCACCTCTTCGGAGATTTCGTCTGAGGAACAGGCGGAAATGGGGCTTTCCCCCGGCCTGATACGGCTCTCCATCGGATATACCGGCGGACTGGATGACCGGCTGGCGCAGATTGAACGGGCGGTGAAGGCGCTCGGAACAACCGCCGGGGAATAA
- a CDS encoding cache domain-containing protein, with protein sequence MKIINEDNITKFYFAAMVGVIALLSASLAYFFASRQHREFQDESWKMASEFSKIQRMKLIEETEQAVDAAAWHMRRTERILKKNIREETYKACTIARTLYNRNKGRMTDDEIRIQIREALRDVRFNQGRGYFFINDMERKKWVLLPTAPHLEGTDFRDHRDNTGDYIMRDFIRIVKTRNEGFSAYRWYRPGNAEVKKRKISFVKYFEPLNWIIGTGEYLEDVTRDIQQTLLARLSQIRFGQNGYISVLRHDGTVLLLPSRPGLTRMNARKADIEHARDIAQTLIEISRRGGGFYRYKWFRPNQDIPVDKLAYADSFEEWEWTIIASVYLDPVKTILSQKRIELEESVRENIVVTIWIFIAATLGAILISFFLSREIHRIFNTYKTDIRKRNRGLQRVNDELKHRIEELCQSERARILLLSAIEQASESVIITDPAGRIEYVNSAFEQITGYSRAEAEGKTTGGQHDERLFQTIRDALNRRGTWQGQVTNRRKDGGLYHAYAAVSPVTDHAGEIINYISIQRDITHEVALEAELRQAHKMEAIGTLAGGIAHDFNNILFPIMGYTEMTLEDVPPDSLAHRNLKEVFTGVQRAKELVQQILAFSRMEETRKQPIRLQTIIREALKLLRASLPSTIEIVRQISPECRPVMGDSIQIHQVIINLCTNAFQAMKDTGGRLYISLSEKQACAGDGISPAPGSASYLELVIRDTGHGIEKAILERIFDPYFTTKGPGEGTGMGLAVVHGIISDHAGDISVTSAAGKGTVFTVRLPVSEEETASEASCGPVPPANGAEHILVVDDEKSVTLMLKQMLEHLGYRVSACNQPDMALRQFQAAPGGFDLVISDMTMPKMTGDRLIREMRSHREDVPVILCTGFSETFTPESARSVGAQALLMKPIDRNELAAAIRAALDGSG encoded by the coding sequence ATGAAAATTATCAACGAAGACAATATCACAAAATTTTATTTCGCCGCGATGGTGGGCGTGATTGCCCTCCTCTCCGCCTCACTCGCCTACTTTTTCGCCTCCCGTCAGCACCGGGAATTCCAAGACGAATCCTGGAAAATGGCGTCCGAATTCTCGAAAATTCAGAGGATGAAACTCATAGAAGAAACAGAGCAGGCGGTTGACGCTGCCGCCTGGCACATGCGGCGGACAGAGCGGATTCTTAAAAAAAATATCCGGGAGGAGACGTATAAAGCCTGTACGATCGCCCGGACCCTCTACAACCGGAATAAGGGCCGCATGACCGACGATGAGATCAGAATTCAGATCCGGGAGGCCCTCCGAGATGTCCGTTTTAATCAGGGGCGGGGCTATTTCTTTATCAACGATATGGAGAGGAAAAAATGGGTTCTGCTTCCCACCGCGCCCCATCTGGAGGGAACCGATTTCCGGGATCATCGCGATAATACCGGCGATTATATCATGCGCGATTTCATCCGCATCGTGAAGACGCGGAATGAGGGATTCTCCGCCTACAGATGGTACAGGCCCGGCAACGCCGAAGTGAAGAAGCGGAAGATCTCCTTTGTCAAATATTTTGAGCCGCTTAACTGGATCATCGGAACGGGAGAGTATCTGGAGGACGTGACCCGTGACATCCAGCAGACCTTGCTGGCGCGCCTGTCCCAGATACGCTTCGGCCAGAACGGCTATATTTCGGTACTCCGCCATGACGGTACCGTCCTGTTGCTGCCCTCCAGGCCCGGGCTGACGAGGATGAATGCCCGGAAAGCCGATATTGAACACGCCCGGGACATCGCCCAGACCCTGATCGAAATCAGTCGCCGGGGCGGCGGGTTTTACCGGTATAAATGGTTTCGCCCGAATCAGGATATCCCTGTTGACAAGCTGGCCTATGCGGACAGTTTTGAGGAATGGGAGTGGACAATCATCGCCAGCGTATATCTCGACCCCGTCAAGACCATTTTGTCGCAAAAGCGCATTGAACTGGAAGAGAGCGTCCGTGAAAATATTGTGGTGACCATCTGGATTTTCATTGCGGCGACGCTGGGGGCAATCCTCATATCGTTTTTTCTTTCCAGGGAGATCCATCGGATTTTCAATACATACAAGACCGATATCCGCAAACGCAACCGGGGGCTTCAGCGGGTAAATGATGAACTGAAGCACCGCATTGAAGAGCTCTGTCAATCGGAAAGGGCCCGGATCCTGCTGCTGAGTGCCATTGAGCAGGCCTCTGAAAGCGTCATCATCACCGACCCGGCGGGACGGATTGAGTATGTGAATTCCGCATTTGAACAGATTACCGGCTACAGTCGTGCAGAGGCTGAGGGAAAGACGACCGGGGGGCAACACGATGAACGTCTTTTCCAGACCATCCGGGACGCCCTGAACCGCAGAGGAACCTGGCAGGGACAGGTTACCAACCGGCGGAAAGACGGCGGTTTGTATCATGCGTATGCCGCTGTTTCTCCGGTTACCGACCACGCCGGTGAGATTATCAATTATATCTCTATCCAGCGTGATATCACCCACGAGGTCGCTTTGGAGGCGGAACTCCGCCAGGCGCATAAAATGGAGGCCATCGGAACACTGGCAGGGGGGATTGCCCACGATTTCAATAATATCCTGTTTCCTATCATGGGGTATACGGAGATGACCCTGGAAGACGTCCCGCCGGACAGCCTCGCACACAGAAATCTGAAGGAGGTCTTTACCGGTGTTCAGCGGGCGAAAGAGCTGGTTCAGCAGATTCTCGCCTTCAGCCGCATGGAGGAGACCCGAAAACAGCCGATACGGCTTCAGACCATTATCCGGGAAGCGCTGAAACTGCTGCGCGCATCACTGCCGTCAACCATTGAGATCGTCCGTCAGATCTCCCCTGAGTGCAGGCCCGTCATGGGGGATTCCATTCAGATCCACCAGGTGATCATAAATTTATGCACCAACGCATTTCAGGCCATGAAGGATACCGGCGGCAGGCTTTATATCTCCCTGAGTGAAAAACAGGCCTGTGCCGGCGATGGCATCTCCCCGGCTCCGGGAAGCGCCTCATATCTGGAACTGGTGATCCGTGACACAGGACATGGCATCGAAAAGGCGATTCTTGAAAGAATCTTTGACCCCTATTTTACCACCAAAGGGCCGGGGGAGGGGACCGGCATGGGGCTTGCCGTGGTACACGGCATTATCAGCGATCATGCCGGGGATATCTCCGTCACCAGCGCCGCCGGTAAAGGAACTGTTTTTACCGTCCGCCTGCCGGTATCTGAGGAAGAAACGGCGTCGGAAGCATCCTGCGGACCGGTTCCGCCTGCGAACGGTGCGGAGCATATCCTGGTGGTGGATGATGAGAAATCGGTTACACTCATGCTGAAACAGATGCTGGAGCATCTGGGATACCGGGTGTCCGCCTGTAATCAGCCAGACATGGCCCTGAGACAGTTTCAGGCCGCTCCCGGCGGGTTTGATCTGGTCATTTCCGATATGACCATGCCGAAAATGACCGGAGACCGTCTGATAAGGGAGATGCGCAGCCACCGGGAAGACGTTCCGGTGATTCTTTGCACGGGATTCAGCGAAACGTTTACGCCCGAATCTGCCCGGTCGGTCGGGGCGCAGGCCCTGCTGATGAAACCCATTGACAGAAATGAGCTGGCCGCAGCGATCCGGGCCGCATTGGACGGGTCGGGATGA
- a CDS encoding RluA family pseudouridine synthase yields MGKNKKQDIIIPVLRSGSGWLAVEKPAGISVHNDPGQDLCSIMVRKIAANAKFAEEIAFNPESGLNPVHRLDKQTSGVILLAWTPAIFRYFSAQFESGSVKKRYAAILHGELKKPETPDGWGLWEWALCKEARGRRDPVGKGKKADARTRFRVLQHTPHYTLAECELLTGRKHQIRRHARLAGHAVTGDTRYGTSRSVSFLKDRCHFDRLGLHAMSLTVTPPGAKDPVTIRSQGLPAEMQRLLDNDRAAD; encoded by the coding sequence ATGGGAAAAAATAAAAAACAGGATATCATCATCCCGGTTCTCAGAAGCGGGAGCGGCTGGCTGGCTGTGGAAAAGCCTGCCGGAATAAGCGTTCACAACGATCCGGGACAGGATCTCTGTTCCATCATGGTCCGCAAAATTGCCGCCAACGCCAAATTTGCGGAAGAGATCGCATTCAACCCCGAATCCGGCCTCAATCCGGTTCACCGGCTGGACAAACAGACCAGCGGCGTCATACTCCTGGCATGGACCCCGGCGATTTTCCGGTATTTTTCGGCGCAGTTTGAATCCGGCAGCGTTAAAAAGCGGTATGCGGCCATCCTCCACGGGGAACTGAAAAAGCCGGAAACCCCGGACGGATGGGGGCTTTGGGAATGGGCGCTGTGCAAAGAGGCACGCGGTCGCCGTGACCCGGTCGGCAAGGGCAAAAAAGCCGACGCCCGGACCCGGTTCCGTGTTTTACAGCATACCCCGCATTACACGCTGGCGGAATGCGAGCTTCTCACCGGCAGGAAACATCAGATTCGGCGTCATGCCCGGCTGGCAGGTCACGCTGTGACAGGCGACACCCGGTATGGCACGTCCCGCTCGGTCAGTTTCCTGAAAGACCGATGCCACTTCGACCGCCTGGGGCTTCATGCCATGTCCCTCACCGTCACGCCGCCCGGTGCAAAAGACCCGGTCACCATCCGGTCCCAGGGACTGCCTGCGGAGATGCAGCGCCTGCTGGACAATGACCGGGCCGCTGACTGA
- the cutA gene encoding divalent-cation tolerance protein CutA, with amino-acid sequence MNPSEYCMIMSTCPKHADADRLAGLLLEARLAACVQVMPITSYYEWESEQHKAPELLMLIKARSEQYDAIEALIVKNHPYEVPEIIRLPIQGGLSDYLAWIDEMSR; translated from the coding sequence ATGAACCCCTCAGAGTACTGCATGATCATGTCCACCTGTCCAAAACATGCGGACGCGGACCGACTGGCCGGGCTGCTTCTGGAGGCCCGGCTGGCGGCCTGCGTTCAGGTGATGCCCATCACCAGTTATTATGAATGGGAAAGCGAGCAGCACAAAGCGCCGGAGCTGCTGATGCTGATCAAGGCCAGATCCGAACAGTACGACGCTATCGAAGCGCTGATCGTAAAAAACCACCCCTATGAGGTGCCGGAGATCATCCGGCTCCCCATTCAGGGCGGTCTGTCAGACTACCTGGCCTGGATCGACGAAATGAGCCGGTGA
- a CDS encoding MBOAT family O-acyltransferase, whose translation MNFNSFEFGLFFLIVYALYLSLGHRWQNRLLLAASYIFYSFWDWRFLGLILFSTATDFLCALGIGINPDRQYMRKRFLWLSVGVNLSVLFFFKYFNFFIDNFVALFSLFGVSLHLPTWRIVLPVGISFYTFQTLSYTIDVYRRQVEPTRRFGDYALYVAFFPQLVAGPIERAKNLLPQILTPRHLNKGDLSEGLFLIYWGLFKKIFIADNIGGLLAFSDHLPVQGEPTGGVVLVSTYAFMFQLYCDFSAYSDIARGAARLLGFDIMVNFRAPLFAPNIQETWNRWHISLTSWIRDYLYFPIALTRIGKKHMDVRLVVILTFLIMGLWHGASWNYVLWGGYNGLILAAYAVIAPRLKRWRRGIPKNAFRNRVWYVLSVLLTFHVAIFGVLFFRATSLAQIGHWLHSLFTDFAITPQAVGLFIQMMGYALPLLILDVLIYRNEDIRRLFRYPVWLRYGFLYLTFYLMAVHHAITGNFIYFQF comes from the coding sequence CGCGCTTTATCTGTCGCTGGGACACCGGTGGCAGAACCGGTTGCTGTTGGCGGCCAGCTACATCTTTTACAGCTTCTGGGACTGGCGGTTTCTGGGCCTGATCCTCTTCTCCACCGCAACCGACTTTCTGTGCGCACTGGGGATTGGCATCAACCCGGACCGGCAGTATATGCGCAAACGCTTTCTCTGGCTAAGTGTGGGTGTCAACCTCTCGGTCCTCTTTTTCTTCAAGTACTTTAATTTCTTTATCGACAATTTCGTGGCGCTCTTCTCCCTGTTCGGCGTATCACTCCATTTGCCGACATGGCGCATTGTCCTGCCGGTCGGTATTTCCTTTTACACCTTCCAGACCCTGAGCTATACCATTGATGTCTACCGCAGACAGGTGGAGCCGACCCGCAGATTCGGGGATTATGCGCTCTATGTCGCATTTTTTCCCCAACTGGTGGCCGGGCCCATTGAGCGGGCCAAAAACCTGCTGCCCCAGATTCTCACGCCCCGGCATCTGAACAAGGGCGATCTGAGCGAAGGCCTGTTTTTAATCTACTGGGGGCTTTTTAAAAAGATCTTTATTGCGGACAATATCGGCGGCCTGCTCGCCTTTTCGGACCATTTGCCGGTTCAGGGGGAACCGACCGGCGGCGTCGTCCTGGTTTCGACCTACGCCTTTATGTTTCAGCTTTACTGCGACTTCTCAGCCTATTCGGACATTGCACGGGGCGCGGCCAGGCTTTTGGGATTTGACATCATGGTCAACTTCCGCGCGCCCCTGTTTGCCCCCAATATTCAGGAAACCTGGAACCGATGGCACATCAGCCTCACCTCATGGATTCGGGATTACCTCTACTTTCCCATCGCCCTGACCCGGATCGGCAAAAAGCATATGGATGTCCGGCTGGTGGTGATTCTCACCTTTCTGATCATGGGACTCTGGCACGGCGCATCGTGGAATTACGTGCTGTGGGGCGGATACAACGGCCTGATACTGGCGGCCTACGCGGTTATCGCGCCCCGGCTGAAGCGCTGGCGCAGAGGGATTCCCAAAAACGCCTTTCGGAACAGGGTCTGGTATGTCCTGTCCGTCCTGCTGACCTTTCATGTGGCCATATTCGGTGTGCTGTTCTTCCGGGCCACCTCCCTGGCCCAGATCGGGCACTGGCTGCACTCGCTGTTTACCGACTTTGCCATTACACCGCAGGCGGTCGGGCTGTTTATTCAGATGATGGGCTATGCACTTCCGCTGCTGATCCTGGACGTTCTGATTTACCGGAATGAGGATATCCGCAGACTTTTCAGATATCCCGTCTGGCTGCGCTACGGATTTCTCTATCTGACGTTTTACCTGATGGCCGTGCATCACGCCATCACCGGAAATTTTATCTATTTTCAATTCTGA
- a CDS encoding RHS repeat domain-containing protein produces the protein MGTFFCAHRFPESSDLLKKVTSGGLVTEYGYETHRNLKTQVRNTWAPPPANETVLSQYDYRYDELGRRESVGNSGTAFINGEKSVFHNIHAYNDRNELTGSVRKEGTVAAPAATVDAEGRLYEYDPIGNRINSTGGTGPQVTYARNGVNQYTALTGGISASPAYDDDGNMTGYDGAAYTWNAENRLTTVETADRKITFLYDYMGRRVQKKVFSNNGTGWNTSPDEIRVFVYDGWSLIRETVTGAASGETYYVWGLDLSQSFGGAGGIGGLLCSVSGGEVRRYAYDANGNVGQLVDEDGVIVARYEYDSFGNGIVAEGTGAQDNPFRFSTKYSDAETGLYYYGFRYYSAELGRWINRDPIGERGGFNLCLIVSNDPINKWDYLGMAGDKTHGVKGCKSGDDCITLKFKMGNIIASLKERRAEMIPFSTCGQPWRSYIGHAQQIAQQFTMLKKCHKLYKEHTPPCCDDPGGKNLPFYNPYPLPEWKPEPYNPSESFLDNIIEAAKTTGHIVEKIAVGTGITMLIIIGTVTGAAS, from the coding sequence GTGGGCACGTTTTTTTGTGCCCACCGGTTTCCCGAATCCTCCGATCTGCTGAAAAAAGTCACCTCCGGCGGTCTGGTAACAGAATACGGCTATGAGACGCACCGGAACCTGAAGACACAGGTAAGGAACACATGGGCGCCGCCCCCGGCAAACGAAACCGTGCTCTCGCAGTATGATTACAGATATGATGAGCTCGGACGCCGGGAATCCGTTGGGAACAGCGGAACCGCGTTCATAAATGGTGAAAAAAGCGTTTTCCACAATATCCATGCCTACAACGACCGGAACGAGCTGACCGGCTCGGTGCGTAAAGAGGGAACCGTGGCAGCGCCCGCCGCAACGGTGGATGCCGAGGGCAGGCTGTACGAATATGATCCCATCGGCAACCGGATTAATTCCACCGGGGGGACCGGCCCGCAGGTGACATACGCCCGGAACGGGGTGAATCAGTACACAGCCCTGACCGGCGGCATAAGTGCGTCCCCGGCCTATGACGATGACGGCAACATGACCGGCTATGACGGAGCCGCATATACGTGGAATGCCGAAAACCGTCTGACCACAGTGGAGACAGCGGACAGAAAGATCACGTTCCTGTATGACTACATGGGCCGCCGGGTGCAAAAGAAGGTGTTTTCCAACAACGGCACAGGCTGGAACACATCGCCGGATGAGATCCGCGTGTTTGTGTATGACGGGTGGAGCCTGATCCGGGAGACAGTCACCGGAGCTGCCAGCGGTGAGACGTATTATGTGTGGGGCCTCGATCTTTCTCAGTCCTTCGGCGGGGCCGGAGGCATCGGCGGGCTGCTGTGCAGTGTGTCCGGGGGAGAGGTGCGCCGGTACGCATACGACGCCAACGGCAACGTGGGCCAGCTTGTTGATGAGGATGGCGTGATTGTCGCGCGTTATGAATACGATTCCTTCGGCAATGGGATTGTCGCAGAGGGAACCGGGGCGCAGGACAACCCGTTCCGGTTCTCCACGAAATATTCTGATGCGGAGACGGGGCTTTATTACTACGGGTTCAGGTACTACTCTGCGGAGCTGGGGAGGTGGATTAATAGAGATCCTATAGGAGAACGTGGCGGGTTCAATCTCTGTTTGATTGTCTCAAACGATCCCATAAATAAATGGGATTATTTAGGGATGGCAGGAGATAAAACACATGGCGTTAAAGGATGTAAATCAGGCGATGATTGCATAACTCTTAAATTCAAAATGGGAAATATAATCGCATCCTTAAAAGAACGGCGTGCAGAAATGATTCCTTTCTCAACTTGTGGTCAGCCTTGGAGATCTTATATTGGTCATGCCCAGCAGATAGCTCAACAGTTTACTATGCTAAAGAAATGCCACAAACTTTATAAAGAGCACACTCCACCATGTTGTGATGATCCAGGTGGAAAAAATTTGCCATTTTATAATCCATATCCCTTACCGGAATGGAAACCAGAACCTTATAATCCATCTGAATCATTTTTAGATAACATAATTGAAGCAGCGAAAACGACTGGTCACATTGTTGAAAAGATCGCTGTTGGTACAGGTATTACAATGTTAATTATTATAGGTACTGTAACAGGAGCAGCATCATAA
- a CDS encoding YcgN family cysteine cluster protein — protein MTTERNHRAGETPFWKQKSFEEMTTAEWESLCDGCARCCLHKLEDADTGEICYTGVACRLLDIEECRCISYENRTELMPDCLRLTPEWAREFRWLPATCAYRLIAEGRDLRWWHPLVSGDPATVHEAGISVREKAVSEHYINIDDLEAYILPDVNF, from the coding sequence ATGACAACAGAAAGAAATCATCGGGCCGGTGAGACGCCGTTCTGGAAACAAAAATCATTTGAGGAGATGACCACGGCGGAATGGGAATCCCTGTGCGACGGGTGTGCCCGGTGCTGCCTGCACAAGCTGGAAGATGCGGACACCGGCGAAATCTGCTACACCGGCGTGGCCTGCCGCCTGCTCGATATCGAAGAATGCCGGTGCATTTCCTATGAAAACCGGACAGAGCTGATGCCGGACTGCCTGCGTCTGACACCGGAGTGGGCGCGGGAATTCCGATGGCTGCCCGCCACCTGTGCCTATCGGCTTATTGCCGAAGGCAGGGATCTCCGGTGGTGGCATCCCCTGGTCTCCGGCGACCCGGCAACGGTTCACGAAGCGGGCATCTCCGTCAGGGAAAAGGCCGTATCAGAGCATTATATCAACATTGACGATCTGGAGGCCTATATTTTGCCGGATGTGAATTTCTGA